ACCTCGGCGCGCGTGATTGCCTGCGCCGGGGCAGCGTGACCTGCCAATAGAACGACCGCCGAGAGGGCGACGGTGACCACTTGTCGGCTGAGGGCCGACACCGAACGAACACGACTGCTTACCTTCACACGGCTTCCTTCCGCCGGCTTGTAGTACGCCCGAGGGCCGTGCCATTTTCTGGTCAGGCCGGTGCCTCGTGCGTGCCGCTCCGCCCCGAGTACACGTGCACGTGCGGCTGCGTTCGGGCGGCGGCCGAACGGGGTAAGCGCAATATCGGTGCCACTTTTGGCAACGTCGCAGGTAAGTCACGAGAAACCAACGCCGCAGCTAGATGGCAGAATACGGATACTCGACGGCTGACCGAGCGGCAACATCCGGCCCTGATGGAAGGCGCGACGATGACCGACTACAGGAGCTACTACGACGCGCTTTCCAAGCCGAGCTGGACTCCGGCGCCCGCTACCATCGGGTTGATCTGGACGCTCCTCTACCCGCTGATCGCGATTGCGGCCGTGGCGACGGTGGCCAAGGTTTGGCGTGGGGAGCTGGGCCGGTGGGTGCTAGTGCCGCTCGCGCTCAACCTCGTCGCAAACGCCGCTTTCACGACGATCGAGTTCGGCGCGCGTAACCTGCCCCTGGCCACGGCCGACATCGTCGTCGTGCTGCTCACGCTCGTCGCGTGGGTAGTGCTGGTTTGGCGCCCAGGCTCGATCTGGATCGCGCTCGTGCTGGTGCCGTACCTTGTGTGGGTTTCAACCGCGACGGTTCTTCAGGTCAGCATCACGCTTGCGAATCGCTAGCGGCCGTGCGCGTGGCGCGCGGGCTCGTCGGCTCGGGTAGACTTGTCGGACGGCTCGCAGCCATTCAGCAGCAGCGAAACGGAGTGGTTCAGGCATGCGTGTAGCACTCGCACAGATCAACACCACCGTCGGTGACATCCAAGGCAACGCACGCCGCATTATGGAGGCGATTGCGGCCTCTGCCGAGCAGGGCGCAGGCTTCACGCTGCTGCCCGAGCTCGCGGTCACTGGCTACCCGCCGGAGGACCTGCTGCACAAGGAGCACTTCGTCGAAGAGAACCTCGACGCGCTCGAGATGATCGCGTCGGGCTGCGACCACATGGCGCTGGTCGGCTTCGTCGACCGTAGCGATGGCAAGCTGTACAACGCCATGGCGCTCTGCGGCAACGGGATGGTTCTGCAGCGCTACTACAAGCGCCGACTCCCCAACTACGGCGTCTTCGACGAGGAGCGCTACTTCGAGCCCGGCGAATCGCCGGGGCTGACCAAGCTGGGCGGCGACCTTTTCGCCGAGACCATCTGCGAGGACATCTGGGTGCCGGAGCTTGCCGCCGAGGCCGCCGAGATGGGCGCGGGCGTGCTCTTCAACATCTCGGCGTCGCCGTTTCACGCGGGCAAGGGCGAGGAGCGCGAGCAGATGCTGCGACAGCGCGCTCGCGACAACAAGATGTGGCTCGCGTACTGCAACCTCGTAGGCGGCCAAGACGAGCTCGTCTTCGACGGTCGCAGCGTCGTCATCTCGCCGGAGGGCAACGTAGTTGCGCGCGGGGCTTCGTTCGCCGAGGACCTCGTGATCGCCGACTTCACTCCCGGCGCCAAGCTCGGGGCCTCGGGCGACCTGGCACCGGTGATGGATCCGGAGCAGGAGGTCTACGAGGCCATCAAGCTTGGTCTGGGCGACTATGCGCGCAAGAACGGCTTTACCGACGTGGTGTTTGGCCTGTCCGGCGGCATCGACTCGGCGCTCGTCGCGGCGATCGCAGCAGACGCACTCGGGCCCGAGCACGTACACGGCGTTCTGATGCCGAGCCGCTACTCGTCGCCGGGTAGTGTGAGCGACTCAGTCGAGCTGGCAACGGCGCTGGGGATCAAGACCATCGAGCTGCCGGTCGAGGAGCCGTTCCAGGCGTTTCTCACGACGCTGGAGCCGGCGCTTGAGGGTCGCGAGCCCGATGTAACCGAGGAGAACCTGCAGGCGCGCGTGCGAGGCACGCTGGTGATGGCGCTCTCCAACAAGTTCGGCTGGCTGCCACTTGCCACCGGCAACAAGAGCGAGCTGGCCGTGGGCTACTCCACACTCTACGGCGACATGGTGGGCGGCTTCGCGCCGATCAAAGACGTCTTCAAGGTGCGCGTCTACGACCTCGCTCGCTGGCGCAACACACGGGGTGGTGCACCGGTCATCCCGCAGGCCATCATCGACAAGGCCCCCAGCGCCGAGCTGCGCCCTGACCAGGTCGACCAGGACTCGTTGCCGCCGTACCCTGTGCTCGATGCGATCCTGAAGCACTACGTCGAGAAGGATGACAGCCGCGACGACATCGTCGCGATGGGCTTCCCGGCGCACATCGTCGAGCGCGTCATCCGCATGACCGACCTGGCCGAGTACAAGCGGCGTCAGGGCCCGGTTGGCGTCAAGATCACGCCGAAGGCCTTCGGCAAGGACCGCCGTATGCCCATCACCAACCGTTACGGCGGCTAGCGTCATGCCCGGCTTCCGCATCGAGACCGTCACGCACGACTGGCCCCGCTTCGCCGAGGTCCTCGGCTTGTACTTCGACGTGCTCTACGGGCCGTTTGGTGTGGAGCGCGACTTCGAGTGGTACCACCCGGCGCACGGCAGCCGCTTCGCGATCGCACTCGGACCCGCCGGCGAGTTGCTCGGCAGCGCGCGGCTTCTGCCTGAGGCGGGCGAGGAGGTGCGGCAGGTGCGGCAGGTCGTCGTGGCGCCGGCGGCGCAGCGCCTCGGCGTGGGACGCGAGCTGATGATTGCGCTCGAGCGCATAGCCGCCGAGGAGGGCGCGAGCGAGCTGTGGCTCAACGCGCGCCACACAGCGTTCGGCTTCTACGAGGCGCTGGGCTGGGAGTTCTCAAGCGAGCCGTTCATCAGCGAGCTCACGGGAATCCCTCACCGCGAGATGCGCAAGCGGCTCGGCTAGCCGCCGCTCGCTCGTCGCTCGAGCCTGCGCGCCTAGCGCGTCGTCCACGCTTCGCGTACCCTGTTCTGTGGCTCTTCTCGGCACCCGGGGTACCTTGCTGTTAAGAGCGCACGTTTCCGATTCTCACGCACCA
This genomic stretch from Coriobacteriia bacterium harbors:
- a CDS encoding GNAT family N-acetyltransferase, with translation MPGFRIETVTHDWPRFAEVLGLYFDVLYGPFGVERDFEWYHPAHGSRFAIALGPAGELLGSARLLPEAGEEVRQVRQVVVAPAAQRLGVGRELMIALERIAAEEGASELWLNARHTAFGFYEALGWEFSSEPFISELTGIPHREMRKRLG
- a CDS encoding NAD+ synthase — its product is MRVALAQINTTVGDIQGNARRIMEAIAASAEQGAGFTLLPELAVTGYPPEDLLHKEHFVEENLDALEMIASGCDHMALVGFVDRSDGKLYNAMALCGNGMVLQRYYKRRLPNYGVFDEERYFEPGESPGLTKLGGDLFAETICEDIWVPELAAEAAEMGAGVLFNISASPFHAGKGEEREQMLRQRARDNKMWLAYCNLVGGQDELVFDGRSVVISPEGNVVARGASFAEDLVIADFTPGAKLGASGDLAPVMDPEQEVYEAIKLGLGDYARKNGFTDVVFGLSGGIDSALVAAIAADALGPEHVHGVLMPSRYSSPGSVSDSVELATALGIKTIELPVEEPFQAFLTTLEPALEGREPDVTEENLQARVRGTLVMALSNKFGWLPLATGNKSELAVGYSTLYGDMVGGFAPIKDVFKVRVYDLARWRNTRGGAPVIPQAIIDKAPSAELRPDQVDQDSLPPYPVLDAILKHYVEKDDSRDDIVAMGFPAHIVERVIRMTDLAEYKRRQGPVGVKITPKAFGKDRRMPITNRYGG
- a CDS encoding tryptophan-rich sensory protein — its product is MTDYRSYYDALSKPSWTPAPATIGLIWTLLYPLIAIAAVATVAKVWRGELGRWVLVPLALNLVANAAFTTIEFGARNLPLATADIVVVLLTLVAWVVLVWRPGSIWIALVLVPYLVWVSTATVLQVSITLANR